ACTGGACCCTGCTTGTCCCGGATTGGAATTGTCTCGAAAGAAAGGAGCCCTCCCTCACCCCGATCGAGAAAGAGATCTTCTCGAAATGTCTCCTGAACCCTTCCCACATGTCCATCGGCGAGGCGACGAAGATAACGAAGGCTGCCCTGGTAAAGAGAAATATCCCTTCCCCCTCGGCACCGATCACCTTTCGAAGGTGGGCGAATTGGTTCCGTACCAGGAATTCCCATATCTGGACCCTCATGCGGGAAGGCGAGAAGGCCTTGAAGGACAAGGAGATCTTCTCGATGCGCCGCGATATCTCGAAGCTCAATGTGGGCGACGTCCTTGTAGCCGATGGCCACAGGCTCAACTTCCAGGTCATCAACCCCTACACGGGCAAACCCTGTCGGGCGACCCTCATCGGCTACCTGGACTGGAAGTCCTGGAACCTTGCGGGATACGAGATCATGATCGAGGAGAACACCCAGGCCATCGCATCAGCCCTGAGGAACTCCATCATCAACCTCGGCAAGATGCCCAGGGTCAGCTACCAGGATAACGGCAAAGCGTTTCGGGCACGGTTCTTCACGAAGGACGTGAGCTTCGAGGAATCAGGCCTCTCGGGCCTCTTTGGACGGCTCGGGATCTCGCCCGTTTTTTCCCGACCGTACAATGCCAGGGCTAAGGTGATTGAGAGGTGGTGGAAGGAATTTACCGGTAAATTCGAGCGCCTTCTTCCTTCCTTCACGGGCGCATCCATTGTCGACAAGCCTGCCTGGCTCCAACGTAATGAGAAGTTTCACCGGATCCATCACAACGACTACATCCCCACGATCCAGGAGGCCGTGGAGTTCATCAATGCCTGGATTCACGAATACCTTGAGATTCAGCCCTGTCCTCACGTCAAGGGCAAGACGATCGGCGAGGTCTTTAACGAGGGACGCGGTCCCGGCGTCGACGTGACCGAGCTTGACGAGCTCATGCTCGCGACGGAGGTCAAGACGATCCGCGCGAACGGGATCCGGTTCCTCGGGGCGGACTACTATGACGATGCCCTCTTCGGTCTTCGCGAGCAGGTCTTCGTGAAGTACTCCCTGAGCGACCTCTCTCATGTCAGGATCTATGACCGCCAGGGCCGCTTCCTGTGCAGGGCCGACAGGACGATAAGCACTCACCCTATGGCGGCACTCCTCGGGGCCGCGAAGGACGTCACAGAGGTAAAGCACCTCATCAGCAGACAGAGAAGCCTCGAAAAGGCCAGTCTCAGGGACGCGAAGGAACTCATGCCGAAGAAGCAGGAACTTCCGCCCTGGTCTGACATCATACCCCTCACACCGGGAACCATAGAGAAGCTCGAAGAGGTGACAGCGCCAGCGCTGGAGACCGGCGAGCGCCACATCCCGGATTACATGCTGAAGAGTACCCAGGTGAAGGATCCCGAGCCTGTCCCTGTGGTCCCGGAGAACGCTCAGGAGACAAAACCTGTCGAGCGGCCCATGTTCGACAGCCAAACCGAGCGTTACGAGTGGCACCGGAAGTACGGCTGTCAGAGCAAAGAGGACGAGGACTGGGTCGAGCGGTTCAAGACAACCCCCCTATACGAGAAAACCTTCGGATGGTTTGAAAAGCAGGCACAGGGACTCGTGCAGGACATGACCCGCTCCAGGTACGGAATGCACAGATAAGAAAAACCCCGTGACGGCGCGACCCGTCGACGGGGCTAAATCCAATGGACAAAGGGAGTATAGCCGATGAAAAAACTTTTTGCAAGCTGCTCGAACACGTCACGGTTCGTTTCTGCCATGGAACGTCTCCAGGAGAGGGAAGGCGACCTGCCGGGCATGGCCCTCGTCTTCGGGGAGCCCGGTCTCGGCAAGACGAAGACGGCGCTGTGGTGGGCTCTTCAGAACAACGGCGTGTTCGTGAGGACAAAGAAGCTCATGTCTGGCAGGTGGCTCCTTGAAGAGATCGTCGCCGAACTCGGAGAGTCCCCGGCGTACCGGACATCGGACCTCTTCAGGCAATGTGTTGAGCAACTCCTCACGCGTCCCAGGACGCTCTTCATTGATGAGGTCGATTACCTGGCCTACGACGCGCGGGTCCTGGAGACACTCCGGGACATCCATGACGTGGCCGGGACTCCGATGGTCTTCATCGGCATGGACAAGGCAGACAAAAAGCTTAACCGTTATCGCCACCTCTACGACAGGTTCATGGAGGTTGTCCGTTTTCAGCCATTGACGAGGGATGATGTGGCGTCCGTCGCGGAGCAGCTCTGCGAGGTGAGGCTTACCGGCGATGCGATCGATGTCATCTACGCGGATGCCGGGCGTTTTCGCCAGGTCATCAAGTGGTTTTATCGGGCCGAGGCCATTGCCCGGGCAAACAACTCGCCGGAGATCTCCGGCGCGGATCTCAACGGGAGGAAGTGATGTTGAGGACCGTGATGCGTGCCTGTCTTTCCTTCGGCGAGAGGTTGTATTCGCTGACGCAGGTAGCTGAGGCCACGGCCATGGAGAGGAAGGAGGCCCGGCACAGGCTCTGGAAGCTGGAGGCGGCGGGACTCATCACGCGCTTCCGCAGCCAGGAGATCCCCGCAGTCAGGGGACGGCCGCTTAAAGAGATCTACTACCGGAGTACAAGCCTTCTCGCAAAACGGTTCCACGAAGGGACCGAGCGTCCGGTCTCGAAGATGAATGGCTGGGACAGGATGTGGCAAGCGCTGCGAGCGCTCAGGCGCTTCACGCGCAGTGATCTTGCACAGATCTGCGGACAGGCTATGGGTAACGTTAGGTGCTTCACCAAGGCATATCGCCAGGCCGGGTATCTGCGCTGCCTGGGAGAATCAGGCTCGCGCAACGTCATGTGGATTCTGGTGAAGGATCCGGGACCGAAGCGGCCACCGTACAAAGGGGAAACCCATGTGGATTGACATCCTGAAAAGGGAAGTAAAGGCAAAGGGCCTGGCCCGCGTGGCCAGCGAACTCGGGGTGTCGAAATCCACGGTAAGCCTTGTCTGTAACGGCAAATACCCCGGAGGCACGGCGAGGATAGAGGAGCGGATCAGGAAGATATTCGGCATGAACGGGCACGTCGCCTGCCCGGTTCAGGGAGAGATCTCCCCGGCACATTGTGCCGATACGCGCAGGCGGGCGCAGGCGATAGGCATGAAGGCGAGCAACCCCGAGACCTTAAGACTCTACAGGGCGTGTCTCGGGTGTTCGGTAAGGGGGTAAACAGGCATGAGCGGCACAATGATGACCCACGAACAGGCGGAAACGATCACGGCCATACTGTCGGGCCTTACCCTGTCCGAGAAGCGCTACGGGCGGCTTTTTGTCCGCAACGGCATCGACCCGGACGGGGACTTCTCATCGGAAACCGTTACTTTCGAACAGGCAGCAGGCCTCATAGGTTCCCTGAACGAGGTCTATTTCGAGCTCGGGGGGAAGAAGATCACGAAAGATCAGATCAGGAAGATCCACGCCCTGGTAAGCGTCCTCGACTTTCCCGATGACGTCTACCGGCAGGGCCTCAGGGACCTATTCTGTGTCGAGACTTCGAAGGTTCTCACGTCCCGGCAGGCGAAGTACCTCTTGGATGTCCTGGAGATGGAGGGCATCACAAACGGCGTCTGGAGCAGGCGCGAGTACCGGGACAAATACAACGAGCTGAAACAGCGTCCCGGCATGGCGGTACCGGCACAGCTTCGCAAGATCGAGGCGACCTGGCACGGACTCTATCCCGAAAGCGACCAGGCGCTGCGTCAGAAGAGCCTCAGGAGCTTCCTGTTCAAGTTCTTCAAGGTGTCCGATCTGCGGTTCCTCGATCAAGAGACGGCGAACAAGGTCCTCTATGCCATGAGAAAGATGTCGGAGAGGAAAGAGGCCACCGCGAAAAACGCCCCTGAGACGCATTTAAGAGGCCAGGTCGGATGAATACGCACGCACCGGAAGAAAAAGCGAAATTAAACGAGTTTAAACAGGTCTCAAACGAAACGAGAGACGTAATCAACCAGGCAAAAAAGAGGCCCGCCGAGGATAGCCGTAAATACCAGGTGCGTTGCGATTCGTGTGCACGGTTGCTCGGCACCTTCCAGGCGGCCCTTGGTGAGATAAAGTGCCCGAGGTGTAAACACACACAGAAGATCCATATCGGAGGCGGGGTGCAAAAGCACAGGGCGGCATAGGAAACCGCCGCCAAAAGACAACCGAGAGATTAAGAGGCACACGATGCCCGGCGAGTTCGAAAAGAACCGCCGGGCATTTCAGTTTAAAGAGGAGAAAAGCACGATGGAAAACGAAAGACTGGAAGAGGCTTTAAACCAGTTGGATTCCGATACGTACGCACTAAAGAACCTCATCGAAACGTTTCGTCGCGCGGCGCTGTGGTCAAAGGAAAACCCGGATGCAGACGGTCTCGACTGGGTCCTCGCGATCGATACGCTGGAAGAAGCCGCGAACCGCATGGGGGCCAACACAAGCAATGTTTTCGGTTTAAGCATGCAGGATAAAAACAACCAGGCCCCGAAGAACACAGCAGCAGCAAAAGATGCCGTCGATCTCCTTCGAAAAGAAATATCCAAAGTCGGCGACCTGATAACGATCTTCTGTGCTGCCTCTATCCAGGATGCCGAAGGCAAGGCTCCACAACTTGATTGGCCCGCAGGATTCGAGGCACTTTCCGATATGGTGACCCGGATCGAGAGAGCAAACCAGGATGTGTGGAAAGTGTACTATCCGCAATATCGGCCCGCAAAGCCGTAGTGCAGAAACAAAAGGCCACTCACGGTGCCGCCGGGAATGGCCTTGAACCCAATAGATAAGCTTCGGTTGTGACAAATTTCTATCATAAAAGGAGCTTGAATGGAAGACCGTTATGATGGCACACCGGAAAGAGATCTACTAAGGATGTTTAGCAGGGAAATTACAAAGTTCAAAGTTTTGACGCGGGAAGAAGAGGCAGGTCTGTTACGCCGAATAAGGGAAGGCGAACCTGGAGCCCTTAATCGGCTCATAGAAGCAAATATTCGATTTGCCTTGAAAGCGGTGTTCCGATTTTGGATGCCGGGATTTCCTCTTATGGATATGGTTTCAGAGGCATGCCTCGGCCTCGTCGTCGCTGCAAAGACATTTAACCCTGCGGCAGGGTTTCGTTTCACAACGTATGCTGAGCAAGGCATACGGCAACGGGTAATTGCTGCAATGTGCAGTTCCAGGCGCCCCCTTGAAGAATCGCTTGACCGTCCCGCCCATCACAATGGAGACGGCCTCTATGGAGATAGTCCGACGATGAAAGACCTCCTCGTATCTGAGGATGATAGCCCGGAGGAAAGGGCGCAACAGACCGATATCAAAAGCTATCTCGCGCTGCTGAATAAGAGGGAACGCAAGATTATTATCCTGCGATTCTGGCACGATGCAAGTTTCGGCTATATCGGAAGCATGTTGAATGTTGGGGGCAAAAGGGCCGCGGAAATGAACGCGAGAGCCCTTATAAAATTAAGGTTTGCCATGAAAGGAATGGAGGTACCATGGCGGAAGGAAACAAGACAGAAATGAAGAAGGAATGGCTCTCTGTAATCCACGTTGCCGTTTCGCGGCTCAGGCTTGATGACGAGGAATACAGGGCCATTTTGAAGGGAAGATATGGCGTGCATTCAGCAAAGGATCTCACGCCCTCCCAGGGACAGGACTTGATAGACCATTTTAAGAGCCTTGGATTTGTGCCGATACGGCGAAACAAAGTCTGCAAACGTTGTCTGCCCCGGCCAAAGCGAGCCGCCATACCTGCGAATGTGATATATCCCGTGAGCCCGGCTCAGCTGGCTCAAATTAAACACCTCAAGAACGACATTAAATGGTGGACCGTTGATGGGTTCTCCGGATGGCTGAAGAGATATTTCAATATAACCAGGATACAAACGTCGACCGAGGCCAGCTCGGTCATCCACGCCCTGCTTCGCCTTTGGAGAAGCCAAAGCAGATGCAGGTGCAGCCTGATTAAGGAAAGTTGAGAATGGAAGAAGACAGGATACTGGCACGACTTACAGGCGACTTTAGAGCTTTTGCGGTTCTTGTGGGCGTTGAAACCGCATTGAAGACAGCAAAAGCTTTCGGCGGTCTCGCTCTTGCAGTACCCAAACTCGATTCCATCTACCGCGAAGAGAGAGATAAAGAGATACGGGATGCCTACGATCGGGGCGAACCGGTAAGAAGGCTGGCCAGGCGATACAATCTGACGGCCCGGAGGGTCTATAACATCTTGAAACGCGAAACCTATCCGGGCGAGGGGGTGTAAGGTGCCTCTTAATTTTTACAGGGACAGTGTCTACAGCGACCTGCTAAATAAGCCTGAATACAAGGACGTCCGCGAGATCTGGATGCCCGCGATAAAGGAGTTCATCGTTATGCCGGAGGCCACTTTTCGAGCAACGATCTTTGATTGCATTGATGAACTCGATGACGACGCCGCGAAAGGTCTGATCTTCATCCTCTTGCTGCTGTTGCGCCAGTCTGTTGGGGTTGCAGGTGACGGAAACTGATTCGCGACGAGGACTTTGTTCGGGAAGATCAAACCATAAGGAGGCAATACACCATGAAAACAGAACAAGAAACACCAGGGATGACGGTTCAGAGCAGGTCAAGCCCCGCCACTGACGTCAAAGCTGCCCTGTCCTTCTCGGAGATCCGCAAGGTCCTTTGCAGGGCTTTTACAGAGGCTTTCCCCGATTCAAGGGGGGACATGGTTGACCTTTTTGCGGATCATGTAGTTATCAGCGACGGTTCTGGATCCCTGTATGAGGTTCCGTACACAATTGATGACCAGGGGCAGGTTTCAACGGGGGACATGACAAAGGCACGCCGTCAAGTCGATTATGTCGCGATACAGTCCGCCTCACGGCTGACATCGGCCATTGAGGAGGGACCTCGGGAAGAGCAGGGTTTCAAATGGCGTGTCCAGATTGTTGAGGCAGGTCCGGATAGGCAGAATATCGCAAGCTATAATATTGGGGTCCTTCATGCCGCAGCGCCTATCTACGAAGGGGCCAAGGTTTTTGCCCTATCTCAAGGCCAGCACGCATCCCCGGACAATCCCTACGGCAAAAGCGTTCGGGATCTCGTCGGCTGGATCTCCAATGTCGACCCCAACGCGACAGGTCTCGAAGGCACCTTAAACATCCTGAAGAATGCGGCCTGGCTCAAAGATCTCATCCTTGACGCATGGCAAAGGGGTAAGCGGGATCTCGTCGGCCTGTCGCACGATGTAATTGCCCAGACGGTTTCAGGAAGGTCCAGCTCCGACCCAAAACAGGTGGAGCGAATCGTTCGGGTGGATTCCGTTGATGTTGTCTACGAGCCCATTGCTGGGGGCAGAATATTACGTATGGCCGCAGCCGCGCAGGCAGGCCAAAAGGAGGCTACGATGGATGAGCAAGACAAGAAACTCTTGGAGGAAGGAAGGATCGCCGCCGCTCGCACCATACTGGCGAGCGAACTGTCCGTAAGCGGCTTGCCGGATCTTACCCGGAATAAGATCGAAACCGAGTTTTCGGGCAGGGTCTTTACGGTCGAGGAACTGAGATCCGCGATCACCAGGGAAAAGGAATATCTGGACAAGATCACAGGATCGGGCATCGTGACCGGAGCTGGACACGTACGAGTGGCCAGCGAGGGACCTGAAAGGATCCAGGCCGCCATGGACAAGCTCTTCGGCGTGGAGTTGGGAGACAGTTTCAAGGAGATCCGCCCCTTCGCATCATTGAGGGCGGCCTACACCGAGATTACGGGCGACACAGAGGTCCGGGGGATGCCCTCGCGCGGCGCGGCCCAGCTCGGCCAGGCGTTCATGGAATACATGCGCCTGCCGGCAGCGTATGCCAGTTCGAGCTTCAGCTTCGCCCTGGGAAACACGATGTACCGCCGCATGGTTCAGGACTATAACGGTATCAACTTCGATGAGGGGTCTCTGATAAGCTTCAAGCGCAATGCGAAAGATTTCAGGACGATTGAGGCGGTCAGGGTGGGATACTTTGGCGACCTTCCCGACGTCGATCCCGAAACAGCCGACTATTCCGAAGCCGAGAACGTGACAGACGAAGAGGTGAGCTACACAGTCAACCAGAAAGGTATCATCTTGACCGTAACCCGCAAGACGATCATTAATGACGACATAAGGACGGTTCAGACCCTCGTGAGCCGCCTGGCAAGGGCGGCCAAAAGAACCCATGCAAGAAGGGGATGGGCGAAGATCATCGACAATGCCACCTATAAGGGAGACACCACGGCCCTGTTCCACAATGACCACAGCAACCTGGGTTCCACGGGCCTGACCAACGATGCCGCCGGGATCGCGGCATTGACGGCTCGTCTCACCGCCATGTTCAATCAGACCGAGAAGGACTCCGGTGAAATCCTGGCGCTGGAGGCTTACAAGCTGTGGGTGCCGAGAGTTCTTTACGAAATAGCAGTCGCCCTCAACAGCCCCTGGCCTCTTGCCGGAGCCATCAATCCCCACGCCGGCCGCTTTGGGTCCAATCATGAGCGGATCATCATCAACAAGCTTACCACGGACACCACCGACTGGGGCCTCATAGGCAACCCGGCCGAAGTGGAACTGATGGAAGTCGCATACCTTAACGGCCAGGAGCAACCTGAGCTGTTCGTTTCCGATAACCCCCTCGTCGGCCAGATGTTCGTTGCCGACAAGATCCAGTACAAGATGCGGCACGAGTACGAGTGGGAAATAGTTGACTATCGCGGTTTCGACAAGAGCGTGGTCGGCTAAGAGCTGAAGGACATGATCACCCCGGGTCTCTCGCGGGACCCGGGGATTCGGAGAAGAAAAAGAGGCGAACCACGTTCCATCGACACGACAATTTCAAAGGAGCGGAGGTGTCAAGTGCTTGAGTTGAAGCAAACCATCCCCGGAGTAATACGGGACAACATTTTAGTTGAGGATCTCCATCCGACTATCCGGATGATTGCTGATATCGTCGGGATTGATGGTGCGATCAAGATCTCCGCTGAATGCGGCGGAACGAACATCTACATTCCAAAGCTCGAAATCTCGCTTGCAAAAGCCCGCGCCCGCGCAATCGTCAAGGCATTCAACGGAAGTAATTATCTGGACCTGGCAAGGAAGTTCAAAGTATCGGATAGATACGTAAGGAGCGTTGTAGAAAGGGCTCGCAAGGGCCATTAGAATGGGCCTGGGCTCACAGGAAGGATCCTGCAATAATGACAGAGAGGAGGCGTAATGGGCGAAAAACAGTTTACGTATGAGATTAACGGTACAACGTACATTCAGAGGCCGCTTGTCCTGGGCCAGATAAAGCAGCTGTCCAATGTCCTCGAGAATATCTCGGTTTCCATGCTCACCGATGAAACGGCGATGGCAAAGCTGCTCGTCAACAACATAAGCCCGGTGATCGCCGTGGTGATTACGAAAGAAGGGGTCAGACTCCAGGATAAGGACATCGAGGCGTTCTCCGGGGAGATCGAGTTCGCGATCGACGCGGAGACGGTCACCCGGGTAGTGCAGGATTTTTTCGTCTGCAACCCCGTAGCATCGATTTACGAGAAGCTGTCGGGGATGGTGAAGTCGATACGGAAGGGGAAGGAGAAACAGGCGGAGACTGGATCGACAGGGCCTGCGTCCTCCTCGCCGGCGGAGACATCACAAAACGGGACGGGATCCTCTGGGGATACACCCCAAGGGAATGTGTCCCCTGGATCGAACACAGATCCCGGGACGTAATGTTCCGG
This genomic interval from Syntrophorhabdaceae bacterium contains the following:
- a CDS encoding transposase; translated protein: MAAKLPVPIFTSSMIPEDLKAIALARLDLVGAWQDHRRLYGGSHGTRLKADSVFEAAYNMGLLLPNVYQIVGKVDLNTVYRWHRTLSGSNDWTLLVPDWNCLERKEPSLTPIEKEIFSKCLLNPSHMSIGEATKITKAALVKRNIPSPSAPITFRRWANWFRTRNSHIWTLMREGEKALKDKEIFSMRRDISKLNVGDVLVADGHRLNFQVINPYTGKPCRATLIGYLDWKSWNLAGYEIMIEENTQAIASALRNSIINLGKMPRVSYQDNGKAFRARFFTKDVSFEESGLSGLFGRLGISPVFSRPYNARAKVIERWWKEFTGKFERLLPSFTGASIVDKPAWLQRNEKFHRIHHNDYIPTIQEAVEFINAWIHEYLEIQPCPHVKGKTIGEVFNEGRGPGVDVTELDELMLATEVKTIRANGIRFLGADYYDDALFGLREQVFVKYSLSDLSHVRIYDRQGRFLCRADRTISTHPMAALLGAAKDVTEVKHLISRQRSLEKASLRDAKELMPKKQELPPWSDIIPLTPGTIEKLEEVTAPALETGERHIPDYMLKSTQVKDPEPVPVVPENAQETKPVERPMFDSQTERYEWHRKYGCQSKEDEDWVERFKTTPLYEKTFGWFEKQAQGLVQDMTRSRYGMHR
- a CDS encoding regulatory protein GemA, which translates into the protein MKKEWLSVIHVAVSRLRLDDEEYRAILKGRYGVHSAKDLTPSQGQDLIDHFKSLGFVPIRRNKVCKRCLPRPKRAAIPANVIYPVSPAQLAQIKHLKNDIKWWTVDGFSGWLKRYFNITRIQTSTEASSVIHALLRLWRSQSRCRCSLIKES
- a CDS encoding helix-turn-helix domain-containing protein — encoded protein: MWIDILKREVKAKGLARVASELGVSKSTVSLVCNGKYPGGTARIEERIRKIFGMNGHVACPVQGEISPAHCADTRRRAQAIGMKASNPETLRLYRACLGCSVRG
- a CDS encoding Mor transcription activator family protein, with amino-acid sequence MLELKQTIPGVIRDNILVEDLHPTIRMIADIVGIDGAIKISAECGGTNIYIPKLEISLAKARARAIVKAFNGSNYLDLARKFKVSDRYVRSVVERARKGH
- a CDS encoding Mor transcription activator family protein, with the protein product MEEDRILARLTGDFRAFAVLVGVETALKTAKAFGGLALAVPKLDSIYREERDKEIRDAYDRGEPVRRLARRYNLTARRVYNILKRETYPGEGV
- a CDS encoding regulatory protein GemA, translating into MSGTMMTHEQAETITAILSGLTLSEKRYGRLFVRNGIDPDGDFSSETVTFEQAAGLIGSLNEVYFELGGKKITKDQIRKIHALVSVLDFPDDVYRQGLRDLFCVETSKVLTSRQAKYLLDVLEMEGITNGVWSRREYRDKYNELKQRPGMAVPAQLRKIEATWHGLYPESDQALRQKSLRSFLFKFFKVSDLRFLDQETANKVLYAMRKMSERKEATAKNAPETHLRGQVG
- a CDS encoding AAA family ATPase — encoded protein: MKKLFASCSNTSRFVSAMERLQEREGDLPGMALVFGEPGLGKTKTALWWALQNNGVFVRTKKLMSGRWLLEEIVAELGESPAYRTSDLFRQCVEQLLTRPRTLFIDEVDYLAYDARVLETLRDIHDVAGTPMVFIGMDKADKKLNRYRHLYDRFMEVVRFQPLTRDDVASVAEQLCEVRLTGDAIDVIYADAGRFRQVIKWFYRAEAIARANNSPEISGADLNGRK
- a CDS encoding sigma-70 family RNA polymerase sigma factor, with amino-acid sequence MEDRYDGTPERDLLRMFSREITKFKVLTREEEAGLLRRIREGEPGALNRLIEANIRFALKAVFRFWMPGFPLMDMVSEACLGLVVAAKTFNPAAGFRFTTYAEQGIRQRVIAAMCSSRRPLEESLDRPAHHNGDGLYGDSPTMKDLLVSEDDSPEERAQQTDIKSYLALLNKRERKIIILRFWHDASFGYIGSMLNVGGKRAAEMNARALIKLRFAMKGMEVPWRKETRQK